AAGACAAGGACGGCAAGTTCACCAACACGCCGTACGTCGGCACCCTCGCGAACGACGGCGTGCAGCTGGCTCCGTTCCACGACCTGGACTCCCAGGTTCCGGCCCAGCTGAAGTCGGACCTGGACCAGATCAAGAAGGATATTGCCTCCGGCAAGCTGAAGGTTGAGTCCGCAGCCAGCCCGAAGGCCTAACTCCCTCGCTAAGCGCCACGGCCCGCGCGGTTTTAGACCGCACGGGCTGTGGCGCTTTTCGTTGCGCCGGCCCCGCTTCGCCGGTCGTCGCAGGCACTAGGCTGGTTCTGCAGCCCCATCACCGGCATCCGGGCCGTGACCCGGACATACTTCGAGATTGGTCAGAGTTTTGAAACTTGAACTCAAGGGGATCACCAAACGCTTCGGCTCCCTGGTAGCCAACGACCACATTGATGTGGTGGTTGAACCGGGGCAGATCCACTGTCTGCTTGGCGAGAACGGCGCCGGCAAGTCCACGCTGATGAACGTCCTCTACGGGCTCTACGAGCCGACCGAGGGCGAAATCCTCATCGACGACAAGCCCGTCAGCTTCCGCGGTCCCGGGGACGCCATGGCGGCCGGCATTGGCATGGTGCACCAGCACTTTATGCTGGTGCCGGTCTTCACCGTCGCTGAAAACGTGGCGCTGGGGGCTGAAACCACGAAGGCCGGCGGATTCCTCAATCTCGATGACACCCGCCGGAAGATCCAGGAGATCTCCGACCGGTACGGCTTCGACGTCGACCCCGACGCCCTGATCGAAGACCTGCCGGTCGGCGTCCAGCAGCGGGTGGAAATCATCAAGGCCCTGGTCCGCGACGCCAAGGTGCTGATCCTGGACGAGCCCACCGCCGTGCTGACGCCGCAGGACACCGATGAACTGCTGGACATCATGCGCCAGCTCAAGAGCCACGGCACCTCGATCGTCTTCATCTCGCACAAGCTGCGCGAGGTCAAGGCCGTATCGGACACCATCACGGTGATCCGGCGCGGCAAGGTCGTTGGCACGGCCAGCCCCACGGCGTCGACGACGGAACTCGCCTCGATGATGGTGGGCCGCGCGGTCAACCTGACCCTGGACAAGGCCCCGGCCAAGCCGCAGGAAACCACCTTCCAGGTCAAGGACCTGACCGTGATCGCGCCCAGCGGCCAGCACGTGGTGGACGGCATCAGCTTCGACATCGCCCGCGGCGAGATCCTCGCCGTCGCCGGCGTCCAGGGCAACGGCCAGACCGAGCTCACCGAAGCCATCCTGGGCCTGCAGGACCGGGTCCACGGCTCCGTCCTGCTCGACGGCGAAGAACTGCTGGGCCGCAGCGTCAAGGACGTGCTCGGCGCCGGCGTCGGCTTCGTGCCGGAGGACCGCTCGGTGGACGGCCTGATCGGGACGTTCTCGATCGCCGAAAACCTGATCCTGGACCGTTACGACCAGGAGCCGTTCGCGAAGGGCATCAGCATGAGCCCGGCCAAGGTGCTGGAAAATGCGCAGACCCGGATCGACGAGTTCGACGTGCGCACCCCGTCCGGCTCGCTCGCCGCGGGAACCCTGTCCGGCGGCAACCAGCAGAAGGTGGTCATGGCGCGCGAGCTGTCGCGTCCGCTGCGCCTCTTCATCGCCTCCCAGCCGACCCGCGGGGTCGACGTCGGATCCATCGAGTTCCTGCACAAGCGGATTGTGGCGGAACGCGACCACGGCACGCCCGTGATGATCGTGTCCACCGAACTCGACGAAGTGATCGAACTGGCGGACCGGATCGCCGTGCTTTACAAGGGCAAGCTGGTGGGCATTGTGCCGGCCGGCACCGGACGCGACGTCCTTGGCCTCATGATGGCCGGGCTGTCGCCCGACGAGGCCCACGCCGACACCACCAAGACCCCGGCAACCACAGCCGCTGCCCCGGCGCCCGCCGCCCAGTCCGCGCAGGAGTCAGCCTCCGGCGCCGTAGGAGAGCACCATGACTGAAGTAAACAAGCCCCGCCACGCGGCTGAACCGGACCCGGCCCACACCCCGGACACCGAGGCCCCGGACACCGAGGCCCCGGCGGCCGACGCCACCACCGCCACCTCGCTGGACACGGCCGGCGGCGCCATGCGTCCCTCCGCCGTCCCGGTCTCCGCCCAGAGCGGGACCGTCCCCGGCGGCCCCGACTCGCTGCTGCGCAAGATCTTCACCGGCAGCGGCATGGTTTCCGTACTGGCCGTGCTGCTCGCGCTGATCCTGGGCGGCCTGCTGATCGCCAGCACGGACAAGGAGGTCAGCGCGAGCGCCGGCTACCTCTTCGCCCGGCCCAGCGACTTCTTCTCCGCCGTCTGGTCCGCCGCCACGCGCTCCTACGTGGCGTTGTTCCAAGGCTCCGTGTTCAACCCGCGCGGCACCGGCGTGGCCGGGCAGTTCGCCCCGTTGATGGAAACCCTCACCATCGCCACCCCGCTGATCACCGCAGGCCTCGGCGTCGCCCTTGCCTTCCGCGCCGGGCTGTTCAACATCGGCGCGCAGGGCCAGATCATCATGGCCGGCATCCTCGCCTCGTGGGTCGGCTTCGCGCTGCACCTGCCGATGGGGCTGCACCTGCTGCTGGTCCTGGTGGCCGGCATCGTCGGCGGCGCCCTCTGGGCCGGACTGGTCGGGTTCCTCAAGGCCCGCACCGGCGCCCACGAGGTGATCCTGACGATCATGTTCAACTACATCGCGCTCTACTTCCTGCGCTACCTGCTCAACACCCCGGCCTTCCAGCGGCCCGGCGAGACCAACCCGATTTCGCCGATCCTGGATCCCAGCGCCATCTACCCGCAGATCCTGGGCACCCAGTACCGGCTGCACCTCGGCTTCCTCCTGGCGATCGCCGCGACGGTGTTCGTCTGGTGGGTGCTGAACCGCTCGACGATCGGCTTCGAATTCCGGGCCGTCGGCGCCAACCCGAAGGCCGCCCTCACCGCCGGCATCAACGTCCCCCGCGCCACCATCCTGGTGATGGCGATCGCGGGAGCCCTGGCCGGCATGTCCGGCGTGGCCCAGGTGGCCGGCACCGAGAAGGTCCTCACCGACGGCGTCGCTGCCACCTACGGTTTTGACGCCATTACGGTCGCGCTGCTGGGACGGTCGACGCCGTGGGGCACCTTCGCCGCCGGCCTGCTGTTCGGCGCCTTCCGCGCCGGCGCCGTCCAGATGCAGATCCAGACCGGGACCCCGATCGACATCGTGCTGGTGGTCCAGTCGCTGATCGTGCTGTTCATCGCCGCGCCCCCGCTGGTGCGCGCGGTGTTCGGCCTGAACCCGCGCAAGAAGAAGGCCGCCAAGGCCGCCAAGTCCAAGCAGGCAGCAACCACCGGAGCAGCAGCATGAGCACAACAGCAACCTCGCCCCAGCCGGGACAGCAG
The nucleotide sequence above comes from Arthrobacter sp. KBS0702. Encoded proteins:
- a CDS encoding ABC transporter ATP-binding protein; its protein translation is MKLELKGITKRFGSLVANDHIDVVVEPGQIHCLLGENGAGKSTLMNVLYGLYEPTEGEILIDDKPVSFRGPGDAMAAGIGMVHQHFMLVPVFTVAENVALGAETTKAGGFLNLDDTRRKIQEISDRYGFDVDPDALIEDLPVGVQQRVEIIKALVRDAKVLILDEPTAVLTPQDTDELLDIMRQLKSHGTSIVFISHKLREVKAVSDTITVIRRGKVVGTASPTASTTELASMMVGRAVNLTLDKAPAKPQETTFQVKDLTVIAPSGQHVVDGISFDIARGEILAVAGVQGNGQTELTEAILGLQDRVHGSVLLDGEELLGRSVKDVLGAGVGFVPEDRSVDGLIGTFSIAENLILDRYDQEPFAKGISMSPAKVLENAQTRIDEFDVRTPSGSLAAGTLSGGNQQKVVMARELSRPLRLFIASQPTRGVDVGSIEFLHKRIVAERDHGTPVMIVSTELDEVIELADRIAVLYKGKLVGIVPAGTGRDVLGLMMAGLSPDEAHADTTKTPATTAAAPAPAAQSAQESASGAVGEHHD
- a CDS encoding ABC transporter permease gives rise to the protein MTEVNKPRHAAEPDPAHTPDTEAPDTEAPAADATTATSLDTAGGAMRPSAVPVSAQSGTVPGGPDSLLRKIFTGSGMVSVLAVLLALILGGLLIASTDKEVSASAGYLFARPSDFFSAVWSAATRSYVALFQGSVFNPRGTGVAGQFAPLMETLTIATPLITAGLGVALAFRAGLFNIGAQGQIIMAGILASWVGFALHLPMGLHLLLVLVAGIVGGALWAGLVGFLKARTGAHEVILTIMFNYIALYFLRYLLNTPAFQRPGETNPISPILDPSAIYPQILGTQYRLHLGFLLAIAATVFVWWVLNRSTIGFEFRAVGANPKAALTAGINVPRATILVMAIAGALAGMSGVAQVAGTEKVLTDGVAATYGFDAITVALLGRSTPWGTFAAGLLFGAFRAGAVQMQIQTGTPIDIVLVVQSLIVLFIAAPPLVRAVFGLNPRKKKAAKAAKSKQAATTGAAA